In a single window of the Salvelinus namaycush isolate Seneca chromosome 6, SaNama_1.0, whole genome shotgun sequence genome:
- the LOC120049969 gene encoding protein LLP homolog, whose product MAKSLRSKWKRKMRAVKRAKNAPKELARLKQALAHGGTGEISMNDIQDIATVVPAAKIKEKKVDVDMEGEEVDDGKMDMDSKRSKTTQLDEHGQYPTWMSQRQAKKLKGKRMTKKSGGKANKKKKGIAW is encoded by the exons ATGGCCAAAAGTCTGCGAAGCAAATGGAAGAGGAAGATGCGTGCAGTGAAGAGAGCGAAGAACGCCCCTAAGGAACTGGCTCGGTTGAAGCAAGCCTTAGCCCACGGTGGCACAGGAGAGATCTCCATGAATGACATTCAGGACATAGCTACAGTGGTGCCAGCTGCCAAGATAAAAGAGAAGAAAGTGGATgtagacatggagggagaggaagtCGATG ATGGGAAGATGGACATGGACAGCAAGCGCAGTAAGACGACCCAATTGGACGAGCACGGACAGTACCCAACATGGATGAGCCAACGACAGGCCAAGAAACTGAAAGGCAaacgcatgacaaagaaatcagGAGGAAAGGCCAACAAAAAAAAGAAGGGCATTGCCTGGTAG
- the LOC120049968 gene encoding hematopoietic lineage cell-specific protein-like isoform X2 yields MWKSVVGHNVSLKVAEGDDWETDPDFENDVSEQEQRWGAKTIEGSGRKEHISVSELRQKVSQEHEVGKQKERAEAPKASYGYGGKFGVEKDRMDKGAVGHGYVAQVEQHSSQTDAKRGFGGKFGVQKDRVDKSAMGFDYKGEVEQHTSQKDYSKGFGGKFGVEQEKVDKAALGYDYKGETEKHQSQKDYAKGFGGRYGVQTDRMDKSAVAFTDMESPTSAYEKTLPLEASSAGAGNLKARFENLARSSDEENRKRAEEERARRQAREKREQEEARRRQQEQNSREEEAEQHQPPPVEEQRPPPVEEQRPPPVPETNRKPQPPQLPIARAVPQIPRDEPELVEEEEEEPDYDQPPCLPPRSSDLLEAEPPQEQTPSEPEQEDEGEYEDISPIPFPEPDPAVDNDYEDLTCGQTAVAIYDYQGEADDEISFNPDDVITNIEMVDEGWWKGHCHGRIGLFPATFVKMM; encoded by the exons ATGTGGAAGTCAGTGGTGGGACACAACGTGAGCTTAAAGGTTGCAGAGGGGGACGACTGGGAAACCGACCCTGACTTTGAG AATGATGTGTCAGAACAGGAACAGAGATGGGGGGCCAAGACCATTGAGGGGTCTGGTCGAAAAGAACACATCAG TGTATCAGAGCTGAGACAGAAGGTGTCCCAGGAGCATGAGGTGGGGAAGCAGAAGGAGCGAGCGGAGGCTCCCAAAGCCTCTTACGGTTACGGAGGGAAGTTTGGAGTGGAGAAAGACCGCATGGACAAG GGGGCAGTGGGGCATGGCTACGTGGCGCAGGTGGAGCAGCACTCATCCCAGACCGATGCAAAGAGAGGATTCGGGGGGAAATTTGGAGTGCAGAAAGACCGTGTGGATAAG TCTGCCATGGGTTTTGATTACAAGGGAGAGGTGGAGCAGCATACATCTCAGAAAG ACTATTCAAAGGGTTTTGGAGGGAAGTTTGGGGTGGAGCAGGAGAAAGTGGACAAGGCTGCCTTGGGATACGACtacaagggagagacagagaagcacCAGTCTCAGAAAG ACTATGCCAAGGGCTTTGGGGGACGCTATGGAGTCCAGACAGACCGCATGGATAAA AGTGCAGTGGCCTTCACAGACATGGAATCCCCTACCTCTGCCTATGAGAAGACACTACCATTGGAGGCTT CAAGTGCAGGGGCAGGCAACCTGAAGGCTCGCTTTGAGAACTTGGCTCGGTCATCAGACGAGGAGAACAGAAAGCGAGCGGAGGAGGAGAGAGCCAGGAGACAggctagagagaagagagagcaggaggaggcaCGACGCAGACAACAG GAACAGAACAGCAGGGAGGAGGAAGCAGAGCAGCATCAGCCTCCACCTGTTGAAGAGCAGAGACCTCCACCTGTTGAAGAGCAGAGACCTCCACCTGTTCCAGAGACCAACAGGAAGCCCCAACCACCACAGCTGCCCATTGCCAGGGCAGTGCCTCAGATACCAAGAGATGAACCTGAGCTAGTG gaggaagaggaggaggagccagACTATGACCAGCCCCCGTGCCTGCCCCCACGGTCAAGTGACCTGCTGGAGGCGGAGCCACCTCAGGAGCAGACCCCATCAGAACCAGAgcaggaggatgagggagagtaTGAGGATATCTCACCAATACCTTTCCCAGAACCTGATCCAG CTGTGGATAATGACTATGAGGACCTGACATGCGGTCAGACAGCAGTGGCCATTTATGACTACCAAGGAG AGGCAGATGATGAGATCTCCTTCAACCCGGATGATGTCATCACCAACATAGAGATGGTGGACGAAGGCTGGTGGAAGGGACACTGTCACGGACGCATTGGACTTTTCCCTGCTACATTCGTGAAAATGATGTAG
- the LOC120049968 gene encoding hematopoietic lineage cell-specific protein-like isoform X1, translating into MWKSVVGHNVSLKVAEGDDWETDPDFENDVSEQEQRWGAKTIEGSGRKEHISVSELRQKVSQEHEVGKQKERAEAPKASYGYGGKFGVEKDRMDKGAVGHGYVAQVEQHSSQTDAKRGFGGKFGVQKDRVDKSAMGFDYKGEVEQHTSQKDYSKGFGGKFGVEQEKVDKAALGYDYKGETEKHQSQKDYSKGFGGKFGVEKEKVDKAALGYDYKGETEKHESQKDYAKGFGGRYGVQTDRMDKSAVAFTDMESPTSAYEKTLPLEASSAGAGNLKARFENLARSSDEENRKRAEEERARRQAREKREQEEARRRQQEQNSREEEAEQHQPPPVEEQRPPPVEEQRPPPVPETNRKPQPPQLPIARAVPQIPRDEPELVEEEEEEPDYDQPPCLPPRSSDLLEAEPPQEQTPSEPEQEDEGEYEDISPIPFPEPDPAVDNDYEDLTCGQTAVAIYDYQGEADDEISFNPDDVITNIEMVDEGWWKGHCHGRIGLFPATFVKMM; encoded by the exons ATGTGGAAGTCAGTGGTGGGACACAACGTGAGCTTAAAGGTTGCAGAGGGGGACGACTGGGAAACCGACCCTGACTTTGAG AATGATGTGTCAGAACAGGAACAGAGATGGGGGGCCAAGACCATTGAGGGGTCTGGTCGAAAAGAACACATCAG TGTATCAGAGCTGAGACAGAAGGTGTCCCAGGAGCATGAGGTGGGGAAGCAGAAGGAGCGAGCGGAGGCTCCCAAAGCCTCTTACGGTTACGGAGGGAAGTTTGGAGTGGAGAAAGACCGCATGGACAAG GGGGCAGTGGGGCATGGCTACGTGGCGCAGGTGGAGCAGCACTCATCCCAGACCGATGCAAAGAGAGGATTCGGGGGGAAATTTGGAGTGCAGAAAGACCGTGTGGATAAG TCTGCCATGGGTTTTGATTACAAGGGAGAGGTGGAGCAGCATACATCTCAGAAAG ACTATTCAAAGGGTTTTGGAGGGAAGTTTGGGGTGGAGCAGGAGAAAGTGGACAAGGCTGCCTTGGGATACGACtacaagggagagacagagaagcacCAGTCTCAGAAAG ACTATTCAAAGGGTTTTGGAGGGAAGTTTGGGGTGGAGAAGGAGAAAGTGGACAAGGCTGCTTTAGGTTACGACtacaagggagagacagagaagcacGAGTCACAGAAAG ACTATGCCAAGGGCTTTGGGGGACGCTATGGAGTCCAGACAGACCGCATGGATAAA AGTGCAGTGGCCTTCACAGACATGGAATCCCCTACCTCTGCCTATGAGAAGACACTACCATTGGAGGCTT CAAGTGCAGGGGCAGGCAACCTGAAGGCTCGCTTTGAGAACTTGGCTCGGTCATCAGACGAGGAGAACAGAAAGCGAGCGGAGGAGGAGAGAGCCAGGAGACAggctagagagaagagagagcaggaggaggcaCGACGCAGACAACAG GAACAGAACAGCAGGGAGGAGGAAGCAGAGCAGCATCAGCCTCCACCTGTTGAAGAGCAGAGACCTCCACCTGTTGAAGAGCAGAGACCTCCACCTGTTCCAGAGACCAACAGGAAGCCCCAACCACCACAGCTGCCCATTGCCAGGGCAGTGCCTCAGATACCAAGAGATGAACCTGAGCTAGTG gaggaagaggaggaggagccagACTATGACCAGCCCCCGTGCCTGCCCCCACGGTCAAGTGACCTGCTGGAGGCGGAGCCACCTCAGGAGCAGACCCCATCAGAACCAGAgcaggaggatgagggagagtaTGAGGATATCTCACCAATACCTTTCCCAGAACCTGATCCAG CTGTGGATAATGACTATGAGGACCTGACATGCGGTCAGACAGCAGTGGCCATTTATGACTACCAAGGAG AGGCAGATGATGAGATCTCCTTCAACCCGGATGATGTCATCACCAACATAGAGATGGTGGACGAAGGCTGGTGGAAGGGACACTGTCACGGACGCATTGGACTTTTCCCTGCTACATTCGTGAAAATGATGTAG